The following proteins are encoded in a genomic region of Galbibacter sp. BG1:
- a CDS encoding sensor histidine kinase yields MRVFLRLLHTLKYKTIAFSILLMLSVISTFGQQTKSSETEDPLQEFLDLNSPEDKFNFFFSENDRYRVSSAYSWIDSLNQSMVKAENSKDSLSIYKYKSMLAQLYYDVGNYDKGALIGELLYENENRLDRNVKVAVLNTLDKAYKELHLFDKQLEVRRKLKNLGENIVLYDVYAELGLYRQAMMEYIISNKNKLEATDNELYRAQYYNDLGTYLLKDGSIYTALKNITLSRKSINKYLGNTKNITVANFNKAVFLKGKIESNLGKCKMVQNEYEKAIPYLEAGVSAAKLNDKGRYSKETVELWSSLAECYLELDRLTLAKAYLDSITLDQQTVKTNTVNYNRLRANFFLKDSNPDSASLFFKRYVKLKDSLDYSSRKKQLLSLLVQFDLNNQKETIEKQRLNLEKNKTEILEREKTIYLSVSALILCMVCVIGLIVAYIKSVKNKRLIENQKRIIENSLTEKDSLLKEIHHRVKNNLQVVSSLLSIQTKNTKSKSAINALEEGKSRVKAMALIHQKLYQNEDLSVIKMQEYIESLAASIQSVYKQAGYKIKLHINAETADLDVDRAIPIGLILNELISNSFKYAFKETKQGNIYINLQKEEDQYIFEYKDDGAGLPEDFDIKHSASMGMNLISRLANQLRSKLNIDKVPEGVRFWFNFD; encoded by the coding sequence ATGAGAGTATTTCTGAGATTGCTACACACATTAAAATATAAAACCATTGCTTTTTCAATATTATTGATGCTCTCAGTAATTTCAACCTTTGGACAGCAGACAAAATCTTCTGAAACAGAGGATCCACTTCAAGAATTCTTGGATTTAAATTCCCCTGAAGATAAATTTAATTTCTTTTTTTCTGAAAACGACCGTTATCGGGTAAGTTCGGCCTATTCATGGATCGATTCCCTCAATCAATCGATGGTTAAAGCAGAAAATTCCAAAGATTCCCTCAGTATTTACAAATACAAAAGCATGTTGGCCCAACTGTATTACGATGTTGGAAATTATGATAAAGGGGCATTAATTGGGGAGTTGTTATATGAGAATGAAAATAGATTGGACAGAAATGTCAAGGTAGCTGTTTTGAATACGTTGGATAAAGCCTACAAAGAGCTACATCTTTTTGATAAGCAACTGGAGGTTCGTAGAAAACTAAAAAACCTTGGAGAGAATATTGTTCTGTATGATGTATATGCCGAGCTTGGACTTTACAGGCAAGCAATGATGGAATATATTATTAGTAACAAAAATAAACTCGAAGCAACCGATAATGAGCTTTACAGGGCTCAATATTATAACGATTTGGGCACCTATTTACTAAAAGACGGTTCCATCTATACCGCTTTAAAGAATATTACCCTATCCCGAAAGAGCATCAATAAATATTTGGGCAACACCAAAAATATTACCGTAGCCAATTTCAACAAGGCGGTATTTTTAAAAGGCAAAATAGAAAGCAATCTTGGTAAATGTAAAATGGTTCAAAATGAATACGAAAAAGCTATTCCGTATTTAGAAGCAGGGGTTTCTGCGGCCAAATTAAACGACAAAGGAAGGTATTCTAAGGAAACTGTGGAGTTGTGGAGCAGTCTTGCAGAGTGTTATTTAGAATTAGACCGACTTACCCTGGCAAAAGCCTATTTAGATAGCATTACATTAGACCAACAAACAGTAAAAACAAATACGGTAAATTACAACCGTTTAAGGGCAAACTTTTTTCTAAAAGACAGCAATCCAGACTCGGCATCCCTTTTCTTTAAGCGATATGTAAAACTTAAAGATTCCCTCGATTACAGCAGCCGTAAAAAGCAATTACTTAGTTTATTGGTTCAGTTCGATCTCAATAACCAGAAAGAAACCATAGAAAAACAGCGCTTAAACCTAGAAAAAAACAAAACCGAAATTTTAGAACGGGAAAAGACCATTTATTTAAGTGTTTCCGCACTTATTCTCTGTATGGTGTGTGTAATAGGGTTAATAGTTGCTTATATAAAAAGTGTAAAGAACAAAAGACTTATAGAAAACCAGAAGCGCATTATTGAAAATTCTTTAACTGAAAAAGATTCCCTTTTAAAAGAGATTCACCACCGGGTAAAGAACAATTTACAGGTAGTTTCCAGTTTGTTGAGTATACAAACAAAAAATACCAAGAGCAAATCGGCAATAAACGCTTTGGAAGAAGGTAAAAGCAGGGTAAAGGCCATGGCTTTAATCCACCAAAAGCTATATCAAAACGAAGATCTATCGGTTATAAAAATGCAGGAGTATATAGAATCTTTGGCAGCGAGTATCCAATCGGTCTATAAGCAGGCTGGTTATAAAATTAAACTTCACATCAACGCTGAAACTGCAGATCTGGATGTAGATCGCGCCATTCCTATTGGTTTGATTTTAAATGAACTAATCTCCAATTCCTTTAAATATGCTTTTAAAGAGACCAAACAGGGGAATATCTATATTAATCTTCAAAAGGAAGAGGATCAATATATTTTTGAATACAAGGATGATGGGGCAGGCCTTCCCGAAGACTTCGATATAAAGCATTCTGCTTCCATGGGGATGAACCTTATCTCGCGTTTGGCAAATCAATTACGTTCCAAGCTAAATATAGACAAAGTGCCGGAAGGGGTTCGTTTTTGGTTTAATTTCGATTAA
- a CDS encoding YegP family protein, protein MFKIILSDNKTDFYFNLLAQNGQVILTSELYKNKSNCLNGIESVKNNALNSSRYERKTASNGKFYFNLKSSNGQIIGSSQMYSSEAGMENGINSVKNNAPEGAIEDTTV, encoded by the coding sequence ATGTTTAAAATTATTTTATCGGATAATAAGACGGACTTTTATTTTAATCTTTTGGCACAAAACGGTCAGGTGATTTTAACGAGTGAACTTTATAAAAATAAGAGTAATTGTTTAAACGGCATAGAATCTGTAAAAAACAATGCGTTAAACTCCAGTAGGTACGAACGCAAAACAGCTTCCAATGGAAAGTTTTATTTCAATTTAAAAAGCAGTAACGGCCAAATTATTGGCAGCAGCCAAATGTATTCTTCGGAAGCTGGTATGGAAAACGGAATCAATTCAGTAAAAAACAATGCTCCGGAAGGCGCTATTGAAGATACAACCGTTTAA
- a CDS encoding threonine aldolase family protein, producing MKINLISDTVTKPTAAMLEAMMNAKVGDDVFKDDAAVNELEQKVAYMFGKEAALFFPSGIMANQTAIKVHTQPGDQLITDKDAHIFNYEGGGVSFNSGVSCKLIDGKNGQFTANDVINAINPPDFYHSPLTSLVCLENTANRGGGACWNFEEILEIRKVCDENNLGLHLDGARLWNALVAKNETPKQYGAIFDSISVCLSKGLGCPVGSVLTGSKKFMEKALRVRKVLGGGMRQAGYLAAAGIYALDYHIDRLKEDHKRAQELAQVLSEASYIKSIDPVETNILIFYLDDKVALADFMQALSSKDIAIINMGSGKLRMVTHLDYTEEMHEKVLETLKQIKF from the coding sequence ATGAAGATAAATTTAATCAGTGATACGGTAACCAAACCAACAGCTGCTATGTTGGAGGCAATGATGAACGCCAAAGTGGGCGACGATGTTTTTAAAGATGATGCCGCCGTAAATGAACTGGAGCAAAAGGTGGCCTATATGTTTGGAAAGGAAGCCGCGCTTTTTTTTCCTAGTGGTATAATGGCCAATCAAACTGCAATTAAAGTACATACCCAGCCGGGAGACCAATTAATAACCGATAAAGACGCCCATATTTTTAATTACGAAGGCGGGGGCGTTAGTTTTAACAGTGGTGTTTCTTGCAAATTAATTGATGGGAAAAACGGACAATTTACAGCCAACGATGTTATAAACGCTATCAATCCGCCAGACTTTTACCATAGTCCGCTAACTTCCTTGGTTTGCCTGGAAAATACGGCCAACAGGGGAGGAGGGGCTTGCTGGAATTTTGAAGAGATCTTGGAGATTAGAAAGGTTTGCGATGAAAATAATCTGGGATTGCATTTGGATGGAGCCCGGTTATGGAATGCCTTGGTTGCCAAAAATGAAACACCAAAACAGTACGGAGCTATATTCGATTCTATTTCTGTGTGTTTAAGCAAGGGCTTGGGTTGTCCAGTAGGCTCTGTTTTAACAGGAAGCAAAAAGTTTATGGAGAAAGCGCTTCGGGTGCGAAAAGTTTTGGGAGGTGGTATGAGGCAGGCCGGTTATCTTGCCGCTGCCGGGATTTATGCTTTAGATTATCATATAGACCGATTAAAGGAAGACCACAAGAGAGCCCAGGAATTGGCTCAAGTGCTATCTGAAGCCAGTTATATAAAATCCATTGATCCCGTGGAAACCAATATCCTTATTTTTTATCTAGATGATAAGGTGGCACTTGCCGATTTTATGCAGGCTTTAAGCAGTAAAGATATTGCCATTATTAATATGGGATCTGGAAAATTGCGTATGGTAACCCATTTGGATTACACCGAGGAAATGCATGAAAAAGTATTGGAAACTTTAAAACAAATAAAATTTTAA